Genomic window (Apodemus sylvaticus chromosome 22, mApoSyl1.1, whole genome shotgun sequence):
GCAGCACCtcacttcccctttcctccctaggGAGGATCCACTGCCAAGGGCACCGCTCTGAAGCAGGGATCAGATGCCGACATTGTAGTGTTCCTCAGCTCGCTGAATAGTTATGACTCCCTAAGAACCCAGCGCACCTGCTTCGTTCAGGAGATCCAGAGGCAATTAGAAGCCTGCAAGCAAGCCCATGAGTTGGAGGTGAAGTTTGAGATGTCAAAATGGCCTGCCCCCAGGGTGCTGAGTTTTACCTTGAAATCCAAGAGTCTCAATGAAAGCGTTGAGTTCGATGTCCTTCCCGCCTATGATGCACTAGGTAAGAGTGCCCAGACCCTAGCTCCTGAGAAGATTGAAGGCTCCTTCAATCAGAATGCTGGGTAATGAGCTATAGCTGTCTACCAATCCTAGCCCGGGGCCCCCAGCAGGTGCATAGCTACAATATGCCTGCATTCCGATTTCATTCTCATGAAAGGACCCTCAGATTGCCTCCAGGAGCTGTAGGCTCCACTCTGCAAGTCGTGTCAGGGATGGCACATAAAGAGTTAGATGCATATCGTAGATAATATCCCTTCATTTCCTGCATGGAGAAGAGAATAAAAGAACAGAACAGGGCGAGGCTTTGTGAAACAAGAAACAGGAAATTGGTGTAGGCAAAACTCCTCCTTAAAGATCCTATTCATGGGTGAGAGCTACAGAGATATAGATGGATAAAGGGCCTCAGGGTAGGCTGGGGAGGAGCCTCTGAGCTGTGTTTGTCATTCTGTTGTGGAGATCTGAGGTTTGTCCCCCAGCACCGATGTATTAAAAAGCCAGGCTCTCTGCTTCCGGCCATGGATGCAGGTGAAGGGGAGGTGTGTGGGGGCAGAGATGGTCTAGCTCAGTGAGAAAGCTCCCGGGTCAgtgggagagcctgtctccatggGAAATGGTGAAGGATGGTCCAGCAGAACCCCAACcgccctccctggcctctgcatgggTGCACACAGACAAGCACGCAGACCCATCTTCACTAAGTGACTTAGAGGGAGAAAGGACTGGTTTGGTTTACACTTCTGGATCTCCGTCCGTCATGGAGAGCCATCGTGAAGGGAGTCCAGGGCAGAAGCTTAAGGCAGGGCATTGAAGTGGAAACCACAGGGGGATGCTGTCTCGCTCACAGACTTATGCTTGGCTAACTTTCTTATTCATGCCAGGGCCACATGTCAAGGGGATGGTTGGTGCCACccacatgggctgggccctcccgtAACaacttctcagatgactctgggCTTTCTCATGTTCTcatcatattctctctctctctctctctctctctctctctctctctctctctgtctcgttCATGCACATATTTGAGCACACACAGAGGCCAAACTACTATACATGTTTCCCATATCAGAATCATAAAGCCCCGCGTGTCTTCCTTGGGAATGGGGTGTAATCAGGGATAAAGCATTCGCTTAGCATGCGTAAGACATGGTGCTGAATGTGAGGATGACAAAGTAAAGCAAAACTCATGCCCATTATCTGGggcctggggctgtagctcaggggCAGAGCTCTTGCCTGTATGCTCAGGACCCTGGgtttgccccccaccccacccccagcccactgCAAACCAAAACTAGCTGTCTCAATTTCTCTCAGAAAAGAAACAGGACTATACAGAATGGGGTTCAGCgcactttgtctgtctgtctgtccgtctgtgtGCTTTTGAAAGGGCAGCTGTCCTGGTTTGGCTTCTGTTGCTAAGTCACTAACCAAATccacatggggaggaaagggttttgttCACCTCACATGGGTTCCATcatggaggcagggactgaagcagaggtGGGGAGAGGTGTGGTTTACTGGTCTGCTGTCTCTAGGTTCCACAGCCTGTTTccttatacaactcaggaccacctgcccaggggcagggcggggcagggtggcaccacccacagcaaATGGCCTAGACCTTTCCAAGTCATTCATCAAttcagaaaatgccccacagacgtGGCGGCCATAGACCAGTCTGAGGGAGGcggttcctcagttgaggttccctcttcccaggtgtgtctAGGTCTGTGTTGACGGAGAGCTCACTAGGACAGCAACACAGTGAATATTTTCACTCTTGAATGGCACAGTCTTCTCAATCCAGCTGTTTCAATGTGAAAACAGCCATACACCAGAGATTCACAAATGGAGTCAACTCtgtcccaataaaactttattcacacacacacacacacacacacaaaatgagactagccgggcagtggtgatacatgcctttaatcccagcacttgggaggcagaggcaggcggatttctgagttcgaggccagcctggtctacagagtaagttccaggacagccagagctacacagagaaaccctagctcgaaaaaccaaataataataataataagtcaacaacaacaacaaaaaaaaaatgagactaaAGATGCCTCAGGGGCAGAGTACAAAAGCTTGAGCCCAGACCCGACCAGAGGGTCTTTCTCCAACAGTAGGAAGCATCTAGATCTGGGTTCTGAGTCCACGGAGAGCGTGAGATGTGCCTGGAGCCACTGTAGAGCCGAATCTTTGTCTTGTCTCAGTTCTCTCACATATAATCAGCCACAGTGGCCAGCGGCTGCCCTAGTGGGTACCACAGATGTGTGTGCCACTGTAAACCCACTGTGCCCTCCAGACATGCAGTCACTACTGTCTGCATCTTGGACAGCTGTCAGTAGATCAAATAAATGTACATGATTGAAAGGGAATTTCTCCATTGAATTGAATTCCCCTCCTACCCCTCCCCCATGAAATTACATTTGTTTCAAAAACACAGGATGACTTCCGTGGCTAAGGAGGGCTGGCTGTTCTTTGGAGGACctatgtttggttcccagcactaaACTCCAGTTGACTCACATCCTGTAACTCCAGACCCAGGGGACCTGGGACCTTCTTCTGGCCCAGTCACTTGCacttatgcatgtgtgcacacaggacacatgtgcacacacgcatgcacacataatcacacatgcacacacacacacaaatggaaaataaagtTTTGAAACACCAATTTTTAGAACTGTGGACGTAGAGTCATTGGTAGAATGTTTGTCTCACATGCCCAAGACCTCGTTACAATCCCCTGTGTcgcataaactgggcatggtggtgcacagctgTCATCTCAAcatttggaaggtagaggcaggggggtCAAAAATTCAAGATCCTCTTTggccacatagcaagttcaatgccatcttgggctacatgagatcctgtctccaaaaaaaaaatttttttttattctgtcgCTTACCATATTCATAGGATCTAACAGACATTTTGCTCTCATGTTAGGTCAACTGCGGCCTGGCTTCACTACTAGGCCCAAAGCCTACAAGGAACTCATTGAGCAGTATGTATCAGGAGCCATCAAAGAAGGAGAGTTTTCAATCTGTTTTACAGAGTTACAGAAAGAGTTCATTGAAACCCGGCCCACCAAACTGAAGAATCTTATCCGCCTGATCAAGCACTGGTACAAACAGGTCAGCCAGCCCCTGCTCTGGCCAATCTGGCTATTGTTTTTAACCAGTAAACTTAGACACAGGCTTTGCCAAGTGTCCTGGACACCCAAATCCAACCGTGCCGGGGGCAGGGCCTCTTTAGGGAACCTACTTCTCATTAAGCCACGGACTTTCTGATTCTCTTCTGTCATGGTATCTGGGTTAGGCCTATTGGGCCTACTGGTGCAAACCATTGTGTGGTGATGTTTGTGGCCAATGAGTTTGGCTTCAGCCAAGTTCTCTCCTGAGGAGTGTGGATGGAAGTTAGGGTTGTGTGCCACAGGTTGCGGGTACTGCTGTGTACAGACAAGGCACTCTCTCAGAAGGCAGGATGAAGCTgccccctgaaactggagtcgcCATGGATACCTGAGGGCTAGGGGGGTGGGGAATCTCTGGCTTGACTTTCAGCAAGTCACGTGACTTCCTCAAGCCTCCTGTCTGCCTCTGATATGGCAGTCCATGTGGCAGGGCACATACCTAGCATACAGAGGGTCCAATCTCGCAGCTGTTATGTAGCCCAAACGCAGAGCGCTGTGTGGGCCACGCCGCCTGCTGCTGTGTCTAGCAGGCCTACCTAGAACTGGGGGTTTCCCCTCTTCCAAATTCTACATCACAGTCCAGTTGCCTCTGCTGCAACCCAAGCAATCCAGGAGACACATCgggcttcctctgccttgccAGGGTCACCTGACATCCCCATTCTCCCCACCAGTACGAAAGGAAGATGAAGCCCAAAGCATCCTTGCCCCCAAAGTACGCCCTGGAGCTGCTCACCGTGTATACCTGGGAGCAGGGCAGTGGCACACATGACTTCAACACTGCTGAAGGCTTCCGGACCGTCCTGGACCTGATCATAAAATACCAGCAGCTATGCATCTTCTGGACAGTCAATTACAACTTCGAAGAGGAACACATGCGGAAGTTCCTACTGACCCAGATCCGGAAAAAGAGGTGCCCGCTCTCCCTCCCCGTTCTGAATTAACCCGATTCCCTTCCACACTATTTCTTCCATGACCTAGATTCTTCTCCCCCGAGGGGGGGAGGGGTCTTGTTCCTTCCCAGGGTGAaactgagaaaggagaaaacCTCAACCTTGGAGTGGGAGGGGTTTGCCAACCAGGAAGGATGCTGAAGCAGGCGGCCGGCAGGGGGCGCTTGCACTGCTTCCCTTGCTCTGTCacctggagatgtgtgtgtgctAGACAGTCGGAGAGGGGGTCTGAGATGGCAGGATACTCCTGAGAAATAGCACTGCTGTtcccagccccgccccgccccgcccccgtgCACGCAAGCATGCGCACACCACAgcaagtcaaaggacaactttccagagtcagttctctcctcccacctcgTGGGTCTAAGAGGATCGCACTCCAGTCTGCCTGTTGTGGACTTGGCAGCAAATTCCTTTACCCTTTATCCAACCCCTGTCATTAGCATCTAGTCAGATCTGGTTTTATCTTTCAgaactaaaagaataaaaagccAGGCCGGATGGTACCTGCCAAAATCCCAGCATTTCAGAGGCTGAAAGCTGGAAGattttctattgttgttgtttctttgctttgttttgttatttattcgTTCGTTTGAtagtttaagacagggtctcttgggctggagagatggctcagtggttaagagcactggctgctcttccgaaggtcctgagttcaaatcccagcaaccgcatggtggctcacagccatccgtaatgagatctgatgccctcttctagagtgtctgaagacagctatagtgtactaacatataataaataaataaatcctaaaaaaggaaaaaaaaaaaaagacagggtctctttacatAGCCTAGCTGCCCTAGAACGCACtacctcaaacttacagagatctgcctgtctccgtctcctgcatgcctttagtcccagcacttgggaggcagaggcaggtagatttctgagtttgaggccagcctggtctacagagtgagttccagaacagccagggctacacagagaaaccctgtctcgaaaaaataaaacaaaacaaaaaaaacaacaacaacaacaacaacaaaaaaaaccccataaaaaacaacaacagcaacaaagtgTGTGCTACCAGCTGGGAGGACCTTAAACCTTAAATTAGCAAACTGTCCCCACAGAACTATTTAAATAAAGGGACGGGGTTCTCAGAGATACCTTGAGCAAGGAACAAaggtggaggaagaaagggaaaagggggatAATATAAAACAGCAAAGGGAAGAAACAGCATTAAGATCAGGCTCGCTGGGCTGGCCTGCGCATGCGCACACATTCCCCAGCCTAGCTCCCCCACCtccatgcccccacccccagcaaatTTGCAACTCAAAGACTACTTAGCAACATTGCATTGTTCAACACCTTCTAGTTGGGCGAGAGTATCTTGAAAGAGGCGGTCACCATATACTTTGCTGTCCACCCTAAATAACTGCTTTagcggggtgggggcgggggcgtgTTCTTCAAATGTAACAATTCTAGGAAGTAACTTTGACTCTTTAGTTTCAAATTGGTTGACCTAGGCTGCCAGATACATTTTATCATTAACGAAAATAGGGCCAACCCTGAAGGCTGAGGCCAGGGGTCTTGACAACAACCCTTTCACTCTCTCTAACCTCTCCTTTAGGCCTGTGATCCTGGATCCAGCAGATCCCACAGGCGACGTGGGAGGAGGTGACCGCTGGCGTTGGGATCTTCTAGCCGAAGAAGCAAAAGAGTGGCTGTCCTCCCCCTGTTTCCAAGTGGAGCAAAAAAGCATGGTAGAGCCGTGGAAAGTGCCAGTAAGAGCCCTCTAAAGAACTGGGGTGGCCCCGCCACGAATTCCGATCAAAGGCTTTCTTAGTGTAGTAGTTTGGAATTGCAGAGCCcacaaagaatagaaaaatggaCTTCAGGAGTTCAGTcagtcaccacacacacacacacacacacacacacacactccctccccaGGTACCTGGGAAGTGACATGGTGGGAGCTAGTCTCTCCAGGAGGGATCTTGGGGCAGCGCCAAggctttttgtcttttgtctaGGTGGTACCTTGATCCACCCTATATCTACCTGGCAGCACCACCCATGTCTCCAATCAAAATGacagcatccccccccccccccaagtgagGCTACCACTCTGTCTAGCTCTTCAATCTATTTTTAGCTCAAGTGGCCCTGAACCCAGTGGGGTGCCTGCACCTTGCATCTTCACCCAACAGGAAGATGGGGAAAGAACTCAGTCCTGGATACTGAGGCAGGGTGGGCGTGGCAGACCCCTGGGATTCCCGCCTTGGAAGGTTGAGTTCTTGGAATCCCCAAAGCAAGCTGGCTAGCTCAGCTAGTTCTGGGTTTGATTAACAAACCCTGGCTCAATAACTAAGGTGAAATAGTGACTGAAATAGGATGATTCCCGACAGCACCTCAGGGCCTCGCACGTGtaaacatatgcatgtgcacacattcaaACGTATATATAAATTCaacaacacacatgcaaacatgcatacaaatacatgcaaCAGAGAAAAATAGTAAAAGAGGGTAGCGGGGAGGACATGGGATTAGCTCAGAAGTTTCACTGTCACAGTCCTCACACATTAAGAATCTAGAGTTGTTGCATGGCCACTCGTAACTCTGAAAGTGGCCGCCAAGCAGAGTTGTGTCTTCTCGGGGTGAGAGCTTCCTCCTCCACCCCTCGTACAGGCAGGCACACTCCGATCTCCCTTCTGTCTTTCCTCAGCACCGCTGACATCTGGGGACAAGTTGACAGGGCTATGTTGTGCACTGGAGATTGCCGAACACTGTCCCAGCCTCTTCTAGGTCtttcccagaaaaaaacaaaacaaaacaaaacaaaaaaaaaaaaaatgaaacaagtcgggcagtggtagcgcacacctttaatcctggcacttgggaggcagaggcaggtggatttctgagtttgaggccagcctggtttacagagtgagttccagaatacccaggacagccagggctacaaagaaagaaagaaagaaagaaagaaagaaagaaagaaagaaagaaagaaagaaagaaagaaagaaagaaagaaagaaagaaagaaagaaagaaagaaagaaagaaagaaagaaagaaagaaagaaagaaagaaagaaagaaagaaagaaagaaagaaagaaagaaagaaagaaagaaagaaagagagagagagagagaaagagagagagagagagagagagaaagaaagagagagagagagagaagagagagaggaaggaaggaagaaaaagaaaacctgagacACGGTGTTGTGTCTTCTAGTGAGAGAAAGTTTGTCCCCAGTGAGTCCCATACCTCAGAGGCATGCCCCTGTCTTCACCTGCAGGGCCAGCCCACGTTAGCCCAAACTGAACTGACAGTCAGTTTGTTGTTGTCTTTGTCTCTGATCACAGTTTCCCAACTATGTTTTCCAGATTCTTTTCTGGAGACAGGCTCTTCcgatgtagctctggctgccctggaactccctgtgtagtccACACCGGccttaactcagagatccacctgcctctgctagaattaaaggtgtgcaccactatgcccttCTTtaagcttcccctccctctccctccaggtAGTGCAGACCCTAGGAAGCTGTGGACTTCAGATCTaccccactgtgggtggggtGTACTAAGTTGGAGTCCATTCTGCTCTGGAGTGAAAATTCTGGAAGAAGCTTCTAGCGTCATCTGGCAAAGACTCAGACCACGTTATAAAAGGGAGCCTGGGTCCAGCTCTCTCGGGCTGgctcccacctctctccttcctgcttgaaatcaagacatgggctccccaccccccccatccccccaccccccacccccgagctgCTTGCCCCATGCAGCGCGATGTGTTTTGTATTCTGTTCCGGCTTTTTTCTGCCTCCCACCTGCTAGTCTCCAGGCAGCTCTAgactcacccccccaccccccaccccccacaccccccactcccccaccccgtCACCCCACCCCGTCACCAAGGTTAAGCTCCTCCCTAGCCCTTCATTTCCATCAGCCCCAACTTGCCCTCGGAGTCTTCCgttgtgtctttgtctctttccctgtccctgtGGATACAGAGAGGCCCCATCCAGCAGCTAGCCGAGaccccctccctctacctctgcTGTTAACACTCTTTCTCTTGGGGGAAATATAAACATCTACCCCTTTTAAGGTCCCAGGACAAACCAAGGGACATACATTTCTACCTTCCCTGCAGGGCCAAGGAGCTGACTGAGCTCGCCTGCTCACAGGTGAGGGGTCACAGGCAGGAGCACAGGGACCTTTGAAGCTGTCATACTAGAAGGTCTGCACCTAGCTAGGATAATGGCTTTCCTGGCTCTGCATAAAGGGAACCCCTCCCCTCATCTTTCCTCCTGTATCCTATAGCCCTTCCCAGAGACTACGTACAATCAGGGCAGAATAGCACGCAGCTAGTTGGGACCAGTTGTTCGATAACTCAGCTGAGGGTCCCATAAccttcccaccccacctctctTCCAAGAGTGAAGACCAACAGTCAGCAGGTCCAGCTGTGATGTTCACTAACAAGCAGGCTCAGGTGGACTCCTGAAGATGCGGCAGTGTAGCTCAGTGAATAGCCCCGCAGAACATTTTATGCCCGCCAAATGCTGGTTGGTACCTCCTGCCGTGGCCGTGCCAGCTGCCCAGGGGGCCTTCACCCCTGGGCTTTAACTGCACAGATACACAAGGTCTAAGCCCTTCGATTCCCAAGTAAGGTCGAGCCTTTTCTGCCTGTGCTTGCTCTGATGCACTGAGGGCCGTGCCTGGCCCCTGTGCTGCTTTATAAGCATAGAAGTGCAGCATCCCAGGGAGTTGGCTTCGCTGTAAACTCCTTCATCCAGTCCTGATGTACCCTTTGAGGTGGCTCAGACTGGGCTAGCCCAGACAGAAATCCTAGTGCTGAGACCCCACCAAAGTCTCTGgataagcaagttccaggaaccTCTGCGCTGATCAACATCCCAATGTATCAACAAGGTAGAATCCGACCTCCATGGGGACAGACACTCCTGGATCAACCCCCTCCCTGGGGACTCTGTGTTTAGCTGTTCATTTATATGCTTCATAATAAATGGTGGTCTTGGGTGCACCCTT
Coding sequences:
- the Oas2 gene encoding 2'-5'-oligoadenylate synthase 2 isoform X7, which codes for MDRVGATPGEFSDCFTTLQEQFFKKYPRRLKDLILLVKHWYEQCQGKCASTPQPLLYALELLTVYAWEQGSQAEDFDMAQGVRTVLQLISQPTNLCVYWTVNYNFEDETVRNNLLYQLNSQRPVILDPSDPTNNVGKDDGSWQILAEKARAWLYSPSLNNESPAPYWDVLPRPLFVTPTHLLDKFIQDFLQPNKVFLEQIKRAVDIICSFLKENCFRNSDTKVLKAVKGGSTAKGTALKQGSDADIVVFLSSLNSYDSLRTQRTCFVQEIQRQLEACKQAHELEVKFEMSKWPAPRVLSFTLKSKSLNESVEFDVLPAYDALGQLRPGFTTRPKAYKELIEQYVSGAIKEGEFSICFTELQKEFIETRPTKLKNLIRLIKHWYKQYERKMKPKASLPPKYALELLTVYTWEQGSGTHDFNTAEGFRTVLDLIIKYQQLCIFWTVNYNFEEEHMRKFLLTQIRKKRPVILDPADPTGDVGGGDRWRWDLLAEEAKEWLSSPCFQVEQKSMVEPWKVPLPLPLPPGSADPRKLWTSDLPHCGWGVLSWSPFCSGVKILEEASSVIWQRLRPRYKREPGSSSLGLAPTSLLPA